From Carassius auratus strain Wakin unplaced genomic scaffold, ASM336829v1 scaf_tig00004557, whole genome shotgun sequence, a single genomic window includes:
- the ttpal gene encoding alpha-tocopherol transfer protein-like yields the protein MAERYVLHGSDLASLHRVIPQSVLPQEYGGVAGRLDMSAWSRTLLGAEEEFVVEFCQPDPLEGVIMPDSMLFEGEQAGAHGDDSFRHLRSQLYYCY from the exons ATGGCTGAAAGG TATGTCCTTCACGGTTCAGACTTGGCCTCTCTCCATCGAGTCATTCCTCAGTCTGTGCTGCCTCAAGAGTATGGAGGTGTGGCTGGAAGACTTGACATGTCTGCCTGGTCCAGAACGCTGCTGGGGGCTGAGGAAGAGTTTGTGGTGGAGTTCTGTCAGCCTGATCCTCTGGAGGGCGTCATTATGCCAGACTCCATGCTGTTTGAAGGAGAGCAAGCTGGCGCACATGGAGATGACTCCTTCAGACATCTGCGCTCCCAGCTTTATTATTGTTACTGA